Genomic segment of Benincasa hispida cultivar B227 chromosome 1, ASM972705v1, whole genome shotgun sequence:
ttaaaaaaaaaacaccctaCTTAGTATATAAACAGAAACTCTTTGTAAAAataactctatttttttttaaaaaaattaaaagtataacaACTATTAGTATAGTGATGAATTTGttcagagttttttttttttaatttgaaaaaaattcaattttatagcaaattatatatatatacactcaaatattctcatttttctctcatttatccaattatttcatcaattttctgagcaaccaaaataaaaacataaaatcccacaaaattctaaaatcaaaatcttctccataaaacataaaaaaaaaaaaaaattggaaaataaaaaaaatcaaagggtCCTGATTTGATGAGCATTGTGTTGGGTTAGTGTCAAAAACTCAACTGAAGGCGCCAATTTGTTGTTGCGATGATTGATCTTCGTAGTCCACCCATTCTTGTGCTCCACAGCTTCTCATCAATGTCCATGAAATGAAATGGAGGAGGTTGATTCTTGAGGCTCAAACTCCAACTAATCCAACGAATTTCAGATACAGAGACTCCTAATTCACCATCGCAATGCTGATTCAAGCTCACTCCCAAAACCCccatttcttctttcttccccAAAACCCTTCAATTTCCCCCCACTTCTCCTTCCATGGTCAGATACATCCCTTCAACAATCATGGGTTTCTTTTTTCTTGCTCTGGGAATTAACTCTTCTGTATTGAATTTTCTGCTTCCTCCTGCAGTTTCTCATTCACGTGAACTCAAATCGCCGATGGGTCGACGAAATGAATCAATGTCTAGGATTTCAGCTTCCGGGGAGCACACTCCCACCATCATTTTGGGCAAAAAAAGGTTCAAGCTTTTCAAATTGCTCTTCCCCTAAATTTGATATCCCATTTTCATTCTTTGTGATGCATCGCCCTAGGATTTTAATAtacaaatttttatattttttcttattgtacGTAGAAAGGTTTTCGAACACATTTCTTTGCTCAAAGCGAAGGAAAATatttctgaagaagaagagaatgaTATGCTTGATTATCTCTATACCACGCAGTATCAAATGAAGGGCATTGTTGCCGTTTCATTAGGCGAGTTTCTGCCCTTTCTGCTTTCTATAAATATGGAATGTTCAGAACTTCGTGTGAAGTTTACTTTCCTTTTAATTCTGCAGGACGTGCTTGTGATCAAAATAATGAAAGCTATACCCATGGTGTGTATATGCGTTTCCAAAGAAAGGAAGACCTTGAAAAATTCTATGTGAACCCTTTCTACTTGCGAGTACTAAATGAGCATGTGATGCCTTATTGTCATGTATGCCTCAACATGTAACTACCAATACTCTcaatctaactttttttttttccttcccacAACAGTCTCGCTATATCTGGCCAACTTATGGATGGGTTTTACTGTCTATGACAGGGACTGATTCATGTGGATTATGAATCAGAGGTGGAAGATGACATGCTCCCCATATTTCGGAAAGGAGAGGTTTGGACCCTATTTAACTTTCTTCCCATGATTTTTGGTAAAATGCAGATCTCTAGGTTCCATTGTGATGTATGTCATTATTTAGTTATTTGATGAATGTTGGTTAGGTTGGTATGatatcatatttttttcttttagcttttatttcttaaaaatctGGATTTTTGGGGGCTTGAAATCACGTATTTTAGAGTGAGAATTTATTTTAGGGTTGGGGAAGGGGAGTATCATAATCTTTGGAGAGGGGAGAGCCTCAATCTTGAAATACCGAGCTGAATTGGGTTGCTGAGACTTCTTCAGGAAAAATGTATAATGAAGTTAGTtcgttgatttttcttttcttattattgTGTTCTTTGTCATATATCATACGCCAAATTTGGAATGGGTGTTTGAAGGAACTGCTAGTGTGGTAATGCCTGGCAGAATATCAAGTTGAGGTCTTGTAAAGTTGTTGTTTTGAGAAGTTGACTAAGTCAAGCTTATGGGTAATTTGGCTTCCTGGGCAACTTGGTGTTGAAAAGTTGACTCTGTTTCCCTATCAGTTCTAAGTCTTCTAATGATCTTTGGAAATTCGGACTTGGtaatatcttaaaaaaaatttgtagtcACAAACAGCTTTGATGTCAGGAGTTCAACTACGGTGTGGAGTTTGTGCTTCTCATTAAATTTCTTCAAGATTCATTTGGCAAACCTTTAGAAGATGCACTAAATTCTCTCGAGAGACTAACAATTGATAATCCTTCCTTAATTGTCCAGGTTACACAAGGTATGCTTCTATATTGAATTATTCATTCTGAAACTTAGAGAGGTACATCAACGTGTATTATTATAGCTGTCGAGATTGAATTTGATGTAAATTACTAATGGCATGCATCCCAATATACGTGATGAGATCATCTTTGGCTCATCTGTATGAATAAGTTATTCTTTTCAGATACCAGGTAGTGGGGTTCTTATGTTTTGAATTCATATCAGGTTTAAATTTTAATCCCAGTTGTAAGGAGTTCACACATGGTGTAGTTATACGATTTCGGTCAAGTAAGCACTTGTATGACTTTGTGTTCTTTTATGTCCATTAACTGGTCCTTTAATGGCCTCACCTCAATGTAACTTCTTTTGCAGTCAAAGCCTTTGAGATATTTACAGGCAGCTCAGATTACAAAGATGTAAGAAACCCCATGGATTAAATCATCATATTTGCTGATTTAGTTTTCTGTTTAACTCAAAATGTTAGTGAAACCATCTGTTTATGCTTTTAAAATACATTCCTTCATTGTTGAATTCTAATACACCCGAAGGGTTTTATATCTGCTCCTGCCTCCTGATTCTACATACTAAcaattcttttatttcaaatttttttgaaaaatttagcTGTATTCACTGGAATTTATGAATGTTTTGACATCGAATTATGAATGTACATTTGCTATGTTTTTCTCTGAATCATCTGAGAAGTTTCTTGAATATGACAACGTAGCTATTGTATTTATAGTGGATATCCTAATCAGTTTTCATTTCGAAAGTAGATGTGGAAGTCGAAATTCCAACCAATCATCCAGAAAACAGTGTCTCTTCACTTCTCTGTTGACCCAGTAGGGACGGAGATCATGTAGCAAGGAGTATTCTTGGTTTGTTCCCTGTACATCATCCATCCCAAGTCACCTGTAGAAGATGGTAGGCTCAATATGATTTGAGTGAACTCTTTGTTGCAGGTTTTGGCACCAGAGTTGGTTTTATATCTTACAAGCGCAAGGCATGTATATTGTCTTGTATTTTTTACTTTTGAGATCTGATGTCATAGTCCACTCTATTTTACCTTTCTTCATCTCGCATTCAGTTAATTCTTATGCATTTCAATTTGATAGGGGTATTtggatttctgaaattgaatgGTAGCTTCCTCCCATAGAATGCATCCTAAAATTACTCGCTGGTTTGTTGAGTCTCTAAAAGAGTTTAGGATATTCTGATGATTCATATTCGGTCTGGAAAATAGGTTAGACTTTATgaaattctaaatatttttctatgtttGTGGAAACCTGAAATAGGTTCTGGACTTGGATTTGTCACTAACCAATATGACAACTTAGGTGAAAATAACGAATGATGAAAAACCTCCCTAATTGTTTGCATATAGACAATCAAATTTGAAGAGGAGCTTTTACTGATGTTGAATGCTTGGTAAAGTGCAATGAATGCAGAAGTGCAACTCATTTTGTTAACTACTTAACTATTTATCATCTTATTAACTCTtctaaatcaacatttaaatgaCCTGAACTCCATCTTATTGTCCAGGCTTGGCTACCATTAATCTGACATGAATGCGGAATCAGGAGGTACAGATTCTTGCGTTTGATTTCTAGCTTGTAACGTTCTCTGCACCCACTCACTTGGATGGTGCGGCCATTTTATACATGTTCTGGAtgctatttttctattttgtacaACTCATATGATAGGAACTTGAGATATTTAATTCGCATTGAGAAAAATCTGTATACCGAATCTTATGCAATCTGATATTTGTATTTATTCTTACTGTTACCTTTATTGGTACACATTTTCCCCGCTGAGTGAGAGCTAAGGCTTTCAACTTAATTTTTGTGCAAAGACAGAGAATCACCCAGGGAACATATGCTCTTAGTTATTGTCTGGACTAATGAGACGACCAAAGTAGCTGAAAGAGGCAGTTTCCTTCAATACTCAGGATGCTGCAAAATCTTGAATGGGTTCTATCAGTTTTCTTATCATTAAATGCAACTCTTTGAAGTAACTTCATgcaaatatgaaatatatttcatataccTGAAAGGAAATCACATGCTTTTGGATTTACCATTTTAGTTTAGTGCAGGATTGGTCGTCaataacatttcattttttgttctgTTAAGATTTCCCTGAATCTGTAGGCTTAACTTCCAAAAATTGGCATCTACATGGTCATTGGTAAATGCTGTTACACAATTTCTTTTACTGCATCATTTATATGAAGACGTTTAGGATTTACCTGGGATCAAATAATGCTCAAAATCCAACAATCGAAAAACAAGACATTCCCAGCCTAAATCTCTATATTGTTTAAGCTCCTTCCGAAAATTGACTCGACTATCATTTTAATTGTGATTCTAAATTCAGGTTAGAATATAAACAGCTTAATGAGAACAACTTGCTATCAATTGGTCAAGAAACTTCAACTGCCCCACCCCCACAAACACTGAAAAACCTTTCCTTTTTCCATTAATTAACCACCCCATGCCCATATGGCTCTTGTCAGTCGTTTTCTCCTTCCTCTTCATCTAAAAAGCAGCGGATAAATTCCATTTTCCTACTGATTTTGTTCTTCTACACATGGTGCACGCCCAAAAAGTTTCTGCTACATTGAATTTCCTTGTTTCTTTTTGTTCAACTCCCGAAACAGATCCAACACCCATATGTTTTCTGCAGATTGATTATGAAATTTCGTTATGTTCCGAGTTATTCAGGAACCCTTTTTCTCTTTACATCCAAGAACAGGTAAAAAAAGTGTAAGGGGTGAAGTCTAAGATTTCATTGATTTCCACGTGAGAGATGTACACTTTTTGGCTGTCAAAGCATATGAATTCTTTATTTCATTGTTGTTATTTTCAGTAGATATTttatcttctctctctctcttattgTTTTCTGTTTGGTCAGTATGATGTGTTATAATTTTCTTAGCTGGCATTTAGGATAAATCTCTCTCAACGTCTTTCTCTCTTTGGATGGAAGCAAAACAAAAAGGGCCTAAAACAAATCCAGATGGGAGTGTCTGAGGAAGCTCACAAGTAAGTTTCTTTGGGACCCTTTTCTCTGATCACTCTCTGTCTTTCAGTCTTTCTTCACATAGAACTTATTATGAGATGAGGGCCGACCATTTCCACACACATTGCCCACCTTCCACTGTCCCTTCCCTTCATCATCTTCTGTTGGCCCATTTTCCAGCTCTCTCTCGTCTGTCACCACTCAGTTCTGAGTAAGAAGATGAAATGAGAACAACGATAAAATAGTAAACCAAAGATAGAAAAAGActatgaaaaagaaagatatgTTGTCTTTATCATCTTTTTAGATCAACAAGCTAACTAGTAAGACAGACTATATTTATGttactttttcatttttcatcagTTATTAAGAAGGTCACGTTAaagtgaagaaaagaaaagaaaaaaatgtctaAAGTGGCCATCGTCACGAGACTTTAATTATAGCAATAACTAGCATATTAACTAGATAAAGGTAGATGTAAGTTTTGGGTTGCCAAGTGTCCATATAAATCTGTAAAGTTCCTAGAGACAATAAATGGTTGAAGTTATTAAAATTTCTTGGTGTTCATAAAAGAACAAAGGAAAAACAATAAGAGTTTTCACATGTCACAGAATCAAGAGCAAATAAAGGGTTTTTCGTAAGGAATCTAAGGTTATTTTGATCTATAAGACGGCATGCATTTGCTTTCACACACCCTATATCTAAAATTCTAACCTTAAAAGAGGACTCAGCCCCAATATAGGTGCCATAACTAGTATCCACTATTTTTTATTGCATTCTTAACAATCTTCTCTAGAACAAAGAATTATTAGGCCTCCCCTTGACGATATTTCCATTAAATCATGTAACTTGTTGGGATGAATAAGCTCACCCTATTTGTTCAATGTTTGAAGGATTTCATCCAAACAATGAAATTGTCTAAGGCGGCTCATTTATCTCCTTGTTCATATAAAATTCCTTGAGACTCAGACTTCATAACCTAACCAATAGAGATGCAGCCTTTCCAATGAACTAAGGAGGTTCCTCACTTCGAATATTCAATATGGGCTCTAATAACCACATGATCCTTAATCTAAAATTTCTCCATTGATGTCAACAAAAACATCTTAATCTTTGTgagtgaaaaaatgaaaaaattcttATTTGGTCAAAGAGTAAACAACATTATGAGATGAAATGTCTGCATTAATAAGATCTTCTCTCATGGTATCCAAGCTTTAACGTGAAGAAGAGACCACACAAAACAGATAGAGAACAGGGAAATGTAAAGAAAACTCCATATGTAACAGCCTGAATGGGACAGATGCAGTTGAAAAACACAGTCCCAAGCTACCAATAAACGTTCTGaacttaattttaaagtttcagtCTCTCCTCTTTTGACAAACAGAACTCCCAAGTAATAATTGAAGTTTGATCTGCCAaaaggagaggaaaaaaaaaaggcaaattGCAATAACCACTTGAGTGGTAGTTGCAATTacattcttaaacttttaattgttaaaattgaGTCCTCAAACGTAAAATAATGGTAGAATTTGGACTTCcgaatgataaaaattgaatcctTAAATGGctcaaacttatataattgTTCCAATTTCTACTATTACGAGGGTTCAATATTAACACTTttataagtttgagggttcgattttacaattgaaagtttgagggtATAATTGCAATTACCATCCAATTGAGGatggtttttgcaatttgtcaaaaaaaaaaaaaaaaaaaaaaaaaaaaaaaaaaaaaaaagaaaaagtaagaaagaaagaataaaggGGAAAAAACATTTGGTGGTATATCTTTTCTTTTGGGTTTTGCGAGCTGCTATCTACTTCCATTTTATGTCAAATTTTAGGTTATAATTTTAGTGGGTTTTGGTGTACCCGAAAAAGGCTGTAATAATCTTCATCTTTCAGATAAAGAGATCATCATCATTCTTTGAGTTTGATATATTAGCTTCATGATAAGAGCGTAGAaagggagtttttttttttccatcttctAACTTTGAActtcatataattaaactaatattCTAATCCAATTGCAATGGGTCATATTTGGAAAAGTTAGTATTTGATTTTGAGAGAAAGTTTTGTTAAAGTGAAATGATAATAATTAATTGGTTTAAATCACCTTTTAATCCTTCAAGTTTCAAGTATCTTTTATTTTGATCCTtactatattatttatttagctAATATCTACTTGTTTAGTGAATGTTTTTACTCAAGGTTtgaaattaactaattttaagATGCTAGTACCCGTATTCAAAACTATGTcattatttcattaaaataaatgaaaggatgaaaatagtttttattattattatttttaaaatttagagaaaatgaaacaaacttgaaagtttagaaactaaaatgaaATTTCAAGCAGTTACGAATTGATTAAAGAACCATCTATCATGTCCCACAAAGTTCAATAGGCCCAAGTGCCAAAAGGGGAAGGAAAATGTCTCAAGACTTTCATAGTCGAGTTCAACTCAACCCTCAAAAGAAGTAATAAACCTTGCTATGTGCCCAATTGTACCATTTACCTCACTCCACTAACACGAACAAAGTTCACTTATGAATGCCAAGAGATCTCAAACAACTTTGCTCGATATTAACTAAAATTGAGCAAGTAGATATAGAACTTAGGACACATGTTATTGGAATCACGCATCAACAAAAGCTAATTTACAGATAGATAACATTACTTCGTCATCGATTTctcatttaatattataaagAAATGGTGTAGGGTTTTGGATGCATAGATTGAGTATTAATTAAGTTGTTGAAAGGGACCATGTAGCAATTGATAATGGGTATCATATCTTCCTTATGGTTCCCACTTAATCTTTCATGCAGATAGAGAGGCTGCATGAAACCAAccatctttctctttctcatcCATTTTCATTTATTCTTCTTAGCGTTTTCATGTAACTAtttataccatatataaat
This window contains:
- the LOC120084751 gene encoding stress-response A/B barrel domain-containing protein UP3, with translation MLIQAHSQNPHFFFLPQNPSISPHFSFHVSHSRELKSPMGRRNESMSRISASGEHTPTIILGKKRKVFEHISLLKAKENISEEEENDMLDYLYTTQYQMKGIVAVSLGRACDQNNESYTHGVYMRFQRKEDLEKFYVNPFYLRVLNEHVMPYCHGLIHVDYESEVEDDMLPIFRKGEEFNYGVEFVLLIKFLQDSFGKPLEDALNSLERLTIDNPSLIVQVTQGLNFNPSCKEFTHGVVIRFRSIKAFEIFTGSSDYKDMWKSKFQPIIQKTVSLHFSVDPVGTEIM